The genome window CGATAAGTTTAACTTCGTGCAAACATTCAAAATAAGCTAATTCCGGTTGGTATCCGGCGTCAACTAAAGTTTCAAATCCAGCTTTAATTAAGGCGCTCAAACCGCCGCACAAAACTACTTGTTCGCCAAAAAGATCAGTTTCTGTTTCTTCGCGGAAAGTGGTTTCCAGGATGCCGGCTCTGGTGCCGCCGATTCCTTTAGCATAGGCCATTGCCCGATCGCGCGCTTGACCGGAAGCATCTTGATATACTGCAAACAAACTCGGAACGCCTTCCCCTTGTTCGTAAGTCCGGCGCACCAAGTGTCCGGGGCCTTTGGGCGCAACCATTACTACGTCTACATTGGCAGGGGGAACAACTTGGCCGAAGTGAATGTTAAAACCGTGAGCAAATGCTAAAACATTTCCTTCTGAAAGGTTCGGTTCGATTTGTTCTTTGTAAATAGTTTTTTGAACTTCATCGGGCAATAAAATCATGATGAAGTCAGCAGCGGCGGCTGCTTTGTCTACCGGGTGAACTGTTAAACCCGCGTCGGTTGCTTTGGCTGCAGATTTGCTACCGGGATACAAACCGACAACGACATTCATGCCACTGTCTTTGAGGTTAAGGGCGTGGGCGTGTCCTTGGGAACCGTAGCCGATGATAGCAATCGTTTTGTTGGCTAAGAGGTCTAGGTTCGCGTCGGTGTCGTAATACATACGGGCCATAGTGCTTGTCTCCTGAGATGCAAATTGGGGGATTGACTGCAAAACTCTCATTTTATCAAAGTAGGGTACTTTTTTTACAGAAATTTTGAGATTAAGATTTTGGCGGGGGAAAATAAAGGGCGATTCCCTTCGGGATAGCTCCGCTTCACGCGCTGAATTTAGCAGGGTTTCTCGCCGAGTCTGCGATCGTCAAATATAATTGTCAATAGCGTGCTGTGCATTGGAAAAAACCTCACATCTGGCACCATTCTCAAGAACAGGCTTTCGGGCCTGTGAAGCGAGAAAATTCACTCTTCGCTTCACAGGTCTGAAAGCCTGTTCATAAAAAGCTTATTGAGAATGGTGCAACATCTCAGAAAAACGCAAATAACTAACTTTTGTAATATGAAAATAAAGGCAATACATCATGTGGCGATTATTTGCTCGGATTACGAAGCATCGAAAAATTTTTATGTAGAAGTATTGGGATGTTCCATTATCAAAGAAACTTTCCGAACCGAGAGGAATTCTTACAAATTAGATTTGCGAGTCGGAAACGGCGACACCATCGAGCTTTTCTCATTTCCCCATCCTCCTGAAAGAGTTAACAATCCTGAAGCTTGCGGTTTGAGACATTTAGCTTTTGCAGTTGAAGACATAGAAGCATCAGTTGCTTACTTAAAATCTCAACAAGTAGAAGTAGAAAAAATTCGCCTTGACGAGATTACCGAAAAACGATTTACATTTTTCCGAGATCCCGACAATTTACCGTTAGAAATTTATGAAATTTAAGGACTAGCCCGATTTTGTAAAATCGCTTTTAAGTCAATAGGTGGGGTGTGCATTGCCCTAAAAACTGCATGATTCATTCCCAATCTAAAATCTAAAATCTAAAATCTAAAATTGTATAATGGACTATATCATCAGAAACACAATCACGCTCGGATTGCCTGCTTTAATGCTATTTTTAGCCATATTAGCTACAGGTAAAACAGGTGACGCAGCCGTTTGGTCGGGTTTGGTCAAAGTCGGCGGTTCCTTTGGTATGCTGATCGGTTTAGGTGTGTTGGTATTTGCAGGATTTGTTGCCAATTATTTTAGTTATTTTGTGGTAGATAGCTTGCTGGTGAGATTTTATCAAAAGCGGCGAGAGTTGGAACAGCCAGAACAACTGGTAAAAGAAATTGATAAATTGCTGATTACCAACGACCTTAAAATCAAGCTCAAATGGGCGGTGATGCACAGCATCCCCAACAAAAACCTTAGCTTAAAGCACGTAATTTTAAAATGGTTTATTATCGCAGCAACTGTAAATGCAGTATTGTCAATAGTCGGTTATTTGGGAGAATTTAACATTTTTTTTGAATTGAGTTCTCATTTTAAACTACAATATCTGCTGGTTGGTTTCTCTACTTTTATATTCTTCGCTCTCGTGCGCTCAAAAAAAATATGGCTGCTGGTGAGCGCATTTTGCATTATCATTAATTTGGCGGAAATTGTTCCTTGGTACTTTCCAGGGCCAGCATTTGCAGGAGCAACGCCCGGACACAACTTGCGGATTTTGCATTCAAATGTTTTAAGGAGTAATCGGCGATATTCTGAGGTGATATCGCTGGTTAAAGCAGAACAACCGGATATCGCCGTTTTTGTAGAAGTCAACTCATCTTGGGCAAAAGAGTTATCGGTTTTAAGCGAAATTTTTCCTTACTCTTCTACCCAGCAAGAATCTGAGAGATTTGGCAGTGCAATATACAGCAGGCTGCCTTTAGAAAATTCTTCGGTTAAAGCTTTTTCAAATCAAAGAAAGAGCTTGTCGGCGGATGTTAAATTTCAAGGTAAAATCATTTCTTTGATTCTTGCTCATCCCACTGTGCCGATCAAACAGCACAGTTTTATCAATCGCAACGAACAGCTAGCAGCCATCGGCGAGTATGCAGCCCAACTAAAAAATCCCGTGATTGTGGTTGGGGATTTAAATACCACAATGTGGTCGCCATTCTACA of Oscillatoria nigro-viridis PCC 7112 contains these proteins:
- the gloA2 gene encoding SMU1112c/YaeR family gloxylase I-like metalloprotein; this encodes MKIKAIHHVAIICSDYEASKNFYVEVLGCSIIKETFRTERNSYKLDLRVGNGDTIELFSFPHPPERVNNPEACGLRHLAFAVEDIEASVAYLKSQQVEVEKIRLDEITEKRFTFFRDPDNLPLEIYEI
- a CDS encoding endonuclease/exonuclease/phosphatase family protein, which codes for MDYIIRNTITLGLPALMLFLAILATGKTGDAAVWSGLVKVGGSFGMLIGLGVLVFAGFVANYFSYFVVDSLLVRFYQKRRELEQPEQLVKEIDKLLITNDLKIKLKWAVMHSIPNKNLSLKHVILKWFIIAATVNAVLSIVGYLGEFNIFFELSSHFKLQYLLVGFSTFIFFALVRSKKIWLLVSAFCIIINLAEIVPWYFPGPAFAGATPGHNLRILHSNVLRSNRRYSEVISLVKAEQPDIAVFVEVNSSWAKELSVLSEIFPYSSTQQESERFGSAIYSRLPLENSSVKAFSNQRKSLSADVKFQGKIISLILAHPTVPIKQHSFINRNEQLAAIGEYAAQLKNPVIVVGDLNTTMWSPFYKNMVKTGNLRNARSGFGILPTWPTFMPLAYIPIDHFLVSKEIGVLKMRTGRNVGSDHLPLITDLVI
- the ilvC gene encoding ketol-acid reductoisomerase; translation: MARMYYDTDANLDLLANKTIAIIGYGSQGHAHALNLKDSGMNVVVGLYPGSKSAAKATDAGLTVHPVDKAAAAADFIMILLPDEVQKTIYKEQIEPNLSEGNVLAFAHGFNIHFGQVVPPANVDVVMVAPKGPGHLVRRTYEQGEGVPSLFAVYQDASGQARDRAMAYAKGIGGTRAGILETTFREETETDLFGEQVVLCGGLSALIKAGFETLVDAGYQPELAYFECLHEVKLIVDLVVEGGLAKMRDSISNTAEYGDLTRGPRIVTDQTRAEMRKILSEIQSGQFAREFVLENQAGKPGFTSMRRQEAEHPIEEVGKDLRAMFSWLKKQA